The Salminus brasiliensis chromosome 4, fSalBra1.hap2, whole genome shotgun sequence nucleotide sequence TGTGGCTCGGttggtagctagctaggtaAGTGGTGTCCTCATAAATGGGATCGTGTGCGCTAACCCTATTTGCTCATTACACTGCTTGCATCTGGCGTGCAGTTTTGCTCAGAGGTAGCTAGCTGGGTTAGTACTGGCGAGACCTGTCAAAACGACCTCCTACAGTGAAAGCCCTCCTCTCTCTTCATACACGATCATGGTCTGCGGTTTGCACTGACCCGGGTAGGGGTCGTTAGCTAGCTCTAGTTATCATTAGTCGATCCAGGTTGTAGGGTGCTGGACTGTacagggttaggcttaggttcgTAGATCGTGTGTGATGTTGAGGGGGGGAATTTATGGCGGGCCGATTGAATCCAGGCCAGCAAGATACAGGGAGCCGTGTTCGTGAGGATGGATCCACAAGGTCAGCGAGGGGGTATAATCAGCATGCTCGGTGCACGGGATCAGCAGTGCACCATCTAAGAGAGCTCTCACGTCGTGGATAAGTGTAGATAATGGTGGTTAAAGCGGTATTATTAGAGGCAGTTCGGCCGGCCGTCGGAGAGAGTCGGCTACAGTTTGAGCAGCCCCTTTAATCCCTACCCACAATGCACCGTGGCGGTGGCTTCCCTCCGTTGgaggagttgtgtgtgtgtgtgagagagagagagagagagagagtgagagtgagtgagtgtgagagagagagagagagagagagagagagagactccgcAATGCTTTGTTGACTGGTTTTCTTACAGTGAAATGATTTTCGGGACATGTTTTGCATTTGGACGGGCTAAACGATGGTGAGGCTACATGATTAGCTACATCTATAGGTAACATAAACGCGGTGTCCACCGCTATAGCACATATACGACGACTCCAAGAATGGCCAAGATCAGGAAATGAGCTCTAGCTAGCTTTCGGTTTACGTGTGAGAAGGAGGACAGTAAGAACACTTACTCAGTCCTTACTAACATCTTTTTGTATCACCGATACAATCTACTTGGGAGCCATGGCCATGGTCGTCTTCTCAGTGGGTTTTCTGAGGTGGTTCGTGAGGCGGTGTATCAGCCGCTGAAATGATGGGTGAGGTTGGGCTGAGTGACTCGGTTGAgccctgtttgtgtttttacagctttaatcCTGGCGACCTCCTGACCAGCATAGATTCAGGTGTTCTGCTGGGGCAATAGGGAATAGGTGAAACTATGCAGGTCAGTGCAAGTtgaactggactggactggactggactggagttGAGAACCTCTGCTTCCACAGTGCAGTGGTTCTCAGTCCTGGTTCTCAAGGACTCCAGACCCCGTACACTGTAGTGCAGTGGTCCTCAACTCCACTTCAACAGGACCTTGAATTCAGTTTTCAGTACTGGATTTTGGAATCACTGGTAGGTAGGACAGTAGTTGGCCAAGCCAGTTAAAAGTAGTACAATATAGTTCAGTACAAAATCCAGAACTGGGAACTGGATTCAGGGCCTGGAGTTGAAGACCTCTGCACACATGTTCCCCCTGCTTAAAGACATCTCATCAGTTAAGGGTTGAGCCTTTTTAACAGTGTGCAAAATGTCTGTGTAATTAAATAGCCACGATGTAAATAAAGGCATCCAGagtttcaattcagttcaattctaGAGACATTTACAGAGTCAGACATGTTCACAATGCTGGTGAGAGGATCCTGGTGTCCAAAGAGGCCGCTAAAAGCCTACAGCAAGTTATTGCATGAAATAGTTATGAATACACCGCTTCATGCATGGGTTTAGGATTTATATTGAGGTTTTGGTCTAAAATATATTGTTATAAAATAAATGCAGACCAGTGTTTTATCATTATCAGTGCTAAATTTAAGACTCACTGTTTTGGATAGTAAGTAAAATGGCTATAATTGTGTTGTAGCCCTATTTCCAATACTGTAAAGAAGACAACTTGAGTTAGTTCACAATCAACATTTTCTCATTAAACCACTCATAATGACTCATGATGTAGTAGAGCTTGGGCCTTCCATGACCAAGATTGGGAACCTGTTTTCTGTAAGCATTTATTCAGGATTTTACCAAATTGTTTTTGTGGTAATGAGTCAACCAGCAGATTGATGATGCATGTTTAAATCTTTCTGGTTTTGTCTGGCAGGAGTTACTGAGGGGTGAACTGAGGCTGTGATAACCAAGGACCAGCGGCTTACGTACCTCGAGGGTTCAGCTGGAGGACCGTTGGAGAACAGCCCTAATGGAGGACACGGAAACTGAGCTGACTTCATCTGAGCCAGAGGCTCTCGGGGCGGACTTCATCACCGTGGAACTCGACACCCAGCCCATTGAATATGTGGTCAAATGGGCTGAGGTTGGCTCCAAGTTTACTATatcctgtgtgaaaaaggaATCGGACGAGGGTGCTTGCTTCACTTCTGACCAGCTGGTCAAGGTCGAGCCCGACGAGAGGTACTTTGTCCCGTACGAGGCAGTGTACGCAGAATGCGAGGAGACGGATCCGAGCATAATCGCTTCGCAGGAGGTGGTACGGAGCGATTCGGATGTGGATGAGCACATGGTGCTGGTGAACAGACAactggaagaggaggaggaggatagcAGCGATGATGACGGCGATGAAGACGacagcatggaggtggaagagGGCTCAGATGGTGATTGGGAGAATGAGGGCTCCCATTCTAGAGACAAACGGTTTAACTGCCACTTTTGTGGCAAGAGCTACAGCCATTCCTCCAGCCTGGCACGCCACTTGCACATGCACACCACTGGGGACCAGTCCTCATCTCCTCCTAAAGCAAGGCTGGGGGATAACCAGAAGTTCATCCAGTGCCCCGTGTGTGGGGTGCGGTGCAACGGCAAGCGGCTTCTGGCCATACACAAGAAATGTCACAAAACCAAGAGACTGCACGCATGCAGTACGTGCGGCAAGACCTTCAACCACAGCTCTAGTCT carries:
- the LOC140554555 gene encoding uncharacterized protein, translating into MEDTETELTSSEPEALGADFITVELDTQPIEYVVKWAEVGSKFTISCVKKESDEGACFTSDQLVKVEPDERYFVPYEAVYAECEETDPSIIASQEVVRSDSDVDEHMVLVNRQLEEEEEDSSDDDGDEDDSMEVEEGSDGDWENEGSHSRDKRFNCHFCGKSYSHSSSLARHLHMHTTGDQSSSPPKARLGDNQKFIQCPVCGVRCNGKRLLAIHKKCHKTKRLHACSTCGKTFNHSSSLSRHRLIHKRGLDKKLKPLYPTPTPAPIVTVTQRRRCPKKKKAPPVENKFVPGEQEKQYQCTQCDMVFSNSTSLSKHQVSHVRQLLNSYAQGKDALDKSSDLKIRLKLCSRDKPNYYTLCKKNKRGKGGRKKLPLPPGDECEEPFSHASDFDAHDTHGSEKRYGCSSCKKTFVRLSNLKQHQQTHAMGKLYECQHCGKTFVHSSSFSRHKKVHADLKQAPDLCSQGQVIDETAPLESESE